Genomic window (Aethina tumida isolate Nest 87 chromosome 4, icAetTumi1.1, whole genome shotgun sequence):
acaattttctaaatgtttcaACGGACCACCTTCTGGAATAACGTCTTCATCATCATCACATAGTTCCAGATATCTTTCCACTCTGGCACTAGAATGTTCTGGTCCTTGGCCTTCCATCCCATGGGGTAAAAGCATCACCAAACCCGTTTGTCTAGCCTGGAACACGagataatgattataaacataGCAATTTCTTTCCACTTTCTTTATTACCCATTTTGGTTCAGCGGCAGTTATAAATGTGTCGACCATTGGCTGTGCCATATTAGCAAAATCTCCAAACTGAGCTTCCCATATGACCAAAGCATTAGGATTGGGTAAAGAAAAACCTAATTCGAAGCCGACTGCTGCATTTTCTGTAATAGGACTATTGGTAACTGTATATTCAGCTTGGCcaggaaacattttttttaaagctaTGTGTACAACACCTTCTTGTGTTTGATGAAACAAGACGTGATGCCTAAAAGTCAATGTTTTTGTATGTATTACAAACTGGTGATATTAACCTGTGTGAAAAAGTTCCTCTTTGAGTATCTTGCCCAGTTAGTCTGACAGGTATACCTTCTTTCAGCAAGGAACCAATAGCAAAGGCTTCACCCATAGCCCAATCCATTTGCCGTTTACTTGTTAAATCAGTTCGGGTTctcaatattcttttaatagcCGAATGTACCTCAAAACCATCAGGCACTTTACAGAAACCTTCAGCTATATGTTTCAAAACATCTTCTGGTATTCCGGTAGGAACTGATTTCATTGTTCCttctaacaattattttctaactatgtaaaacatttttcatgttAAGGTATTACCTGCAATGTATTTATCCCAAGGACTGTCATTCCATTCTGCCAAAGATATCGCCGGTTCCGCTTCAGCTTGTTTGTACTCCTCTTCacacattttatcataatcCTCCTGCAACTTTTTAACTGCCTCCTCAGTTGTTATTTTCTCGTCTATCAGTTTCTTGGAATACGTAAATAACACAGGGGTATGTTTCTTTACGACATGGTACATAAGTGGTTGAGTGAATTTTGGTTCGTCGGCTTCATTGTGTCCATTTAATCGATAACCGATAAGATCAATTACTGCATCTTTCTTAAACTTCTTGCGATATTCGGCACATAATAAGCCTACATACACGCAGTCCTCTGGACAGTCATTGTTGACATGAAATATTGGAGGTTTTATGAATTTGGCAATTTCTGATGAATAAACTCCAGAccttcaataaaatttctatttatataattttatacaaagaagtaaaaaaacaatagatgaagatattattaataagttacCTTGAACGATTGGGGTTAGTTGTAAATCCaacttgattatttattataatgtgaATCACCCCTTTGGGATTGTAATAATTCAACCTACTAAAGTTTAGAGATTCTTGCACTATACCTTCTCCAGCAAATGATGCATCTCCATGCATTATTATGGCCATGacctaaatatataaaaaatttaaaccctTACATCAACAATCTAGATAACTTATATACCTTATCCCCTTCGGgatcatttttatacatttgttcAGCTTTTGTCTTACCCATCACGACTGGATTTACCATCTCTAAATGAGATGGATTTGCTACCATTGATACTGTatacttttttccagattTTGAGTGAGTTACTATTGTGCTAATACCCAAGTGATATTTTACATCGCCTGAGCCTTTTTCTTTAATAGGTTTAGTCATAAATTGCATTAATAGTTTACTCAACTTGCAATGACAAACATTTGCTAAACAATTCAATCGACCTCTGTGAGAAATTCCAAGGATTACGTATTCAACACCATTGTCaacagatttttcaataagagCTTTGAGCACGGGTATTAGAGTATCATTAcctatgtacaaaataataaagacaaataaaatgtgtttactCAAAACTTACCTTCTAATCCAAATCTTTTTTCGGCTTGCCATTTTTTGGACAAAAATGCTTCCATGCCATGAGCATGTGTCAATCGAgttaaaatgtctaatttttcttctttcgTAATGGTTTTTTCGATAATACCAGGAGTTTCGATTTTCTGTCGTATAAATTGTACTTCCTCTTTGACATCCATATGATTATATTCCACTCCTATGTTCTTACAATATGCTGACTTACaacgttttataatttcttccaAAGTTAATGATTTCTCTGtgccttaaatttattaatttaattcagaagTATATGgaagcaattttaaattacctaAGTATGTATTTTCAGgaagtaaatatttctttgaaaGTAAATCTTTCGAATGAAAATCTTCCTTTGGTGCTCTGTCACTGATGTACAATctgtatttgaaattattcttAAGTTTTAACGGATCTAATTCACACAAGAAATGACCCCAATCCCTATACTTTTGGATAGTTCTGTAAACTTGATACGCATCCAGTTGACTTTTCTCTTCTGGGCTTAAAGACGCTTCATCGTGTTTTGGAGAAGGAACTGAACTCATCATAACAGCAGTTACAATGGGATTTCGACCAgttgtattttttgtagtaATATCAGGtcgattaattgattttgatgCTGACACTTGTTGAGTGTGTTTAAATGAGGCCATATTACGATATGGGTTTACTATTGACAGGCACGGATTCTTAGCGGAACAATCAACACTAACCAAATTGAAATATGTCGACCATGAATGATCGACTGACTTTGGATCCTGTAGCCATTTGTTATACATTTCGTCAACTAACATCAGAACAATGCAAGTGATTAATAGATAATAAGTTCGAATCGAAATCATGTATTACCATATTCATCGAAATATTCGGTGAATAAGTCGACATATTCACTTTTGCTTTGATGTTCGAAATACAAGAATCTTCTGAAATATTCGTCCCACCTGGCGGGAATCGAAAATGGATCCTTTATCCATTTCATATACAGTTCATCCAAGTTTTTGCCCGTCAGAATTCCCTCCATTGTTGATAATGTGCGTACTGAAACATTATGGACTAACTTTTTtgcataaaacattttcactAAAATTTAGACTATTAGCCAATAAATATTAGCTAATCACTCTCTTGACGTTTCATTTCACATGTCaatcattaaaatgttaaagatATACAGAGATAACATTAGAATCATTCAACATTTTCCACTCTGTCAATGTTGTCTGTTGTGTGGTTGTGTGACTGGtgtgcaataaataatttaaataataatgtatctAAGTCTAGTAGttactgttttatttgtgGAATCATAcccattgtttttaattataccatGTATAATTCTTTTCTTCAGCGCAACTATATTACCAAAAATTCAGAAGTTATGTTCTAATAGACATATTATTGTGGTATCTAAATCTCTTAGATTCATTTTGAGAAATTCAATCGACTTTAACAACATTGATACTGGattattcattgttttttagtttgaaattcatattaaacaacaaattgggAAATGTACAGtgaaaagttttgaaatatctTGATTTTAGATCCTATAAGAGATGCCTGTGAAGAATATTCGGGTCTTCCCTTATTGGAACGAAGAAGAAACacaatagatttaaatttccttTATAACATTTTGCACATGGTTGAATAtcgcaatttattaaaacagtttacGTTTTTTAGTTTCTCATCAAAATGATAGACATATTTTAGACGTATTTTATATACTGGCTGGAAAAAATACACCTAgatataattgattgattccaattttttttagaaaaatattaacctattacaaaataataattgattaaaaaattaaacaaaaatcttaaagcatAAAATGTCAGAAGCTAATAATGTGTCGGATCCCctcttttaatttgataaagacACTCATTAATGCTTCATGGCATACATCTAATGAGattatcgacattttcttCTGGTATTTCATCCCAGGCGAACTGAATCTGATGTCTTAGATTATTAAGAATCCGTAGAGGGCACTGTAAATTCGTTAAACGTCTCCCCGTCATATCCCACACATGTTCGATTGGGAATAGGTCTGAAGATCTGGGTGGCCAAGGCAATAAATTCACATTCGCGTTTAACTCATCCTGTGGTAGTTCTGGATCTTTCAAAACCTGACTGCCAACATCGCATCACAATACTCACGTTTCTGTTCAAACGCATTTACTTCTCGAAATGAAATTCCATCTTCATGCAGCTTCACTATTCTACCTCTAACAAACTAGCTTAATTGTTAAGCCTCAATACaagatgtttctaaaatacgtggtcaaaatttgacaGTAATACGCCCAATAAtgagaaaatctaaataaaaagtttgttcTTCAAAtcgtgtttaaaattaaattttgacatatttaatctaaaatattcaataccaATATTCAAACAAACGTCCTGAacttagattttaaatattgtctatTTGAATAAGTTTGTCTTGATTTAATTCACACCTCAcaactaaatatttctatactaattgttatttacatagttagatcaaatttacaaattatttttaaaaaagaaatgaattttgactatttcataaaaatttatattttattttacttatttatatatttattattttagactgaaaggtattttttaattaattaattgttcttcTGTTAGGTTCCTTCCAATAACtggacaaaatacaaaatgtaaataaagtagctgtaaattatataaactagaagttaaaaaaaagattattcgaaaatcaaaatttgagaTCAGGTAGAACACCTCcagtaatgaaaaaaatatgaattcactgaatgttttaaaactattaagtttagtttttcatgtagtttatataatttagaaaaaaggtacttttgattaattttgattaacacaaccatttttgagatatttctgTTTAAATGAATAGAAAGCAaaacttttgattaattttaataattaagaaataaaaatatttattatacttttttataaatataaatttcaaacacattttaatatgcttgaatttattcttttttgaagtgaaatttcattacatgcattttaaattcttttgttcTATGTTATTGACTGGCAGAGCATATACCCCCTCTTTCAATTGGCTCCACGATGTAAAATGTAATGGATTAAGTTCTGGTGACCTTAGAGGCCAATTTATAGGAGCGTCATTCCCACGGCCAAACCATTGGTTTGGAAAATTTTCGGAGAGCCTCTCACGACATTGCCGTCTAAAATGGAAACACCATCATGCATATACCAAAGATCACGTCTTCTATCAAGTGGGATGGATATTTTCGAGGAACTTGTGTAGTCGTGTTTCTAGAAATTATTAGGaagaagtaatttatttcttaatattgcagcacaataatatattatttattttttgtgcatATTGAAAACACCATTACTTGTGGAGACACCggagaaaattatatttgataaaatataattatttttaaacgtaaCCATCTATTTGACTAACAAAACATgtctttcaataaataaacaaagtacaaaatgtaaataaaatagctataaattataaaacttacaaattaaaaataaatggagaaggtgcttttttaatttagattattacagcagtttttgagatattttagtttaaatgaaTAGAAtgcaaaatcaataattaaaaaataaaaacatttattatacttttttataaatataaatttaattcacatttttatatgcattaatccataaatttattttttatgaagtgAAAATGGTATTCGATCCAGTTCTTACTCTTcgctaatttcattaaatgcattttaaattcttttgttcACATTTGATTAGTTCATCATCCTGGTGAAAGTTACCTCATCAGagattatttttgatgaaatgcATGGCTATGGTTGGTTTTTTTTTGCAGCTCTCCAAACTATCGAATTAGACAcactatactccattcaaactaaGTATGAATGGGAACGGGAACCGACAAATTTAGATGTATAGTGAACACGTGATCGCAGGGAACTGATAGATAACATTTCTTAAGGGTTGGCCTAAGTTGATACCTACTTCcggttacatatttattttattattattattattattaatatttatttaaagtaacggtaaataataccaattataatgttcatttagatgttaaatattctatagTATTTTACACTACAAGGGAAGAAAGTTTGAGATTCCTGCCCTGCGCGCAGGGCAGGGCTCTCAAACTTTCTTCCCGTGAagtgtatactatttttcttactacctcggctACGCCTCGGGCAATATGGCGCGCAGGGCAGGAATCTCAAACTTTTTTCCCGTgtagtgtatactatttttcttactacctcggtcgaaagtacgtattttgctccccggttccacgacagaaaaatactattttctgtcgtggaaccgggtagcaaaatacgtactttcgaccaaggtagtaagaaaaatattttaaatacggcCCTTTCGACAATCGCGTGTACTGATAGTTGGATTTAACTGTTCTTGGACTTTTTGTACGtgtaattttttcttcttattgTGCCTGTTTCACGTAAACGTCGCCCAGTGGAAAGaaaggttttataattaggtaaatttcGTCAAGAATATTTTTCTGCATATCGTCTTACAGCAAAACGTGTGCTTCAATGAGATTTACCATGAGTTagtgacaaattcaaaattgatgtACATTATTTGAATGGTATAAATACAAACGCAAACAACAAattcaaactaaatataatcACAGATTATTTCATCATACCTATTTGATATTTGTATTGTTTGGAAATCTCTTTaactttcttcaaacattagAACTGAAATATTTCGAAAACAGTTCTgatacttataattaatataagagcatcttttttctaaattatgcaaagaatattaaaagtttaatagttttaacaaatattcagTTGTGTAGAAAATACGACGCTACTGGTATCCCTCAGAATCTATGCTACTGTTTCATCatggaaaaattatattatattgaattttagcatattacataccaaatttaaatccgattattgaaatttaaatttgaagggttgtattttatttgaactttgaaaaaaaaatatcatttataatattattattaatctttgGACTCTTCGATGCGTTAGTaagttagatttttttgaattatatttatagtttctagttttatataatttacagttactttatttacattttatattttgcccAATTATTGAAAGATTTGTTCTGTTGGATAAATAGATGGTTATGATTAATAGATGAATGACTTAATTAAAAGCTACTATAACAaccatataaataagtaaaataaaatataaaaataataatacaatatttttctaagaAACAGTCAAAATGATttctttttttgaattaaaatgagtttaaattttattcaacgaTCTAAATAACAATTAGTACAGAAATGTTAGTTGTGAAGGATGAATTAAAATCAAGACGAACTTATTCAGGTGGTCAACATTTAAAATCTAAGTTTAGAACGTTCGTTTGCAGTGGTAGATCCTTTCACTTTTGCATTGAAtgttttagattaaatatgtcaaaataaaCGGAATATCCCAAGTGTTACAAAATAGAGAGGAAGCATGAATCACCATAAAAGAGCCGAGTTGAACAAcactcatttattattttattcagacaTATAAGTAGTTTCGATTTGAATTTGTTGGTAACTATTTCGTCTATTCTTTGTTTAACAAACCTAAATTTACTCATATTATGTAAgttggttaaaaaaaatagcagtattaaatattacaataacgTATTGATCAAAATGTGTAACATGTATATATAAGTTtaactaaattgttaaataaaaattcatttcataaTCTTTCtgtatttgcatttttaaGTAAGGATTTGCATTGAAAGAACAACCACGTATGCTCCTCCTAATAAATGCAACTGACTATTaactaaactataaaattgttactgtagtttaaataaatttaaataaattaagcaactgatattaatttatggcTAAAGTAATGGCTAACCTTCAACCAATTTATAGAAGATATATAAGAAGCGTTGCTATTTGCAATATTGatataacaattttctaataGATCAAGGAAAGCGGTAACAcccataaaagtaaatttgattaaaaaatttcgaaaCTCAAACAAAAGAATAACAAGACaaaccattaattatttaacagtttCCCAACTCTACGACCCAGATGATTACAAATCTGTAATTATCGATGCGCttattttgatttgatctCTTCACCTATTATTTGAAGGAACTACCTTcatgtaatttgtaataagatgCGTTACAAGGAAATACCGTTAAGTAAATAGTATATTACttgctttttataaaatatctgaagCGTTGCTAACTTAATGTATtgctcttttatttattacatcctcttcctgtaataataaataattaataacataaaatataataaaacatttgtgcaatttttaatgtgatGTGAATCAATttcttgtaataattttttgggtACGCCATTGGTTGTTATACTAATTCATCAACAATAGTTCGATCTGGTGAAAAAAAGTCGTGCAACATTTTCCATATGAAATGGTATTATGATTTTGCAATTCGGACTTTAcaatcgatttttaattaagcacAACTCGCTGAAATCATATTTCGAAATTTTCTCATCGGATTTGTTTATtagtatgtaataattatataggtTTTTATGTCTGTGTGCAAtttcatgtaaaatatatattaagccATTAAgcaatctattttttattggtttcgTTTGCCAGACTAAAGTTCAACGAACTAAGCTAGATGAACATTTAGTAAAGACAAAGGAGTTTGTTAacatattaactttttaacatttcttaaaacttttaatttcaaattattttcttggAATGGAATacttctattattaaaattaaaaaccaataaaacgaattttggataattttgattttttcttccctcttaaaatataataataactattctaataaaaaataaaagtataaatataaaagtaaagatATTGATGAAGTTATtgacattttctaaaatatgaaaatcttaaattaattaataatataattgattcttccattattattaataaaaagtaattaataaatatcaagtaTAAGTAagtataagtaaaaaatttgtagtaagatttattaataaactaattgattttctctggtattttaagaaattttcattattattagtaaattaataatatattttaatttcattttcttaattaaatattttaattgttggtATTGAAGATTACTAAAACGAATTTTGCTTTCTCCCTCttctttttcattaattaacataaaataaattttctgttgttattaataaaaagtaactaataaatttcaaatataaataagtttttattaatatcgataaactttttataatatttattaatttttttaaaattcaatttttaattaaatatttttattattgtattattgaaaacttttaagaaaagtaagtatattaattgttttattataatttattcctctcttattattaataaaaaataatgaatataatttaggtataaataagtataagtgtaaatataaaaattgttatcaattttcattattattaataaaaaattaaattaataaattttcattttaatttctcaaaaaaatattattattggaatTGAGAACTATTTAAAcgtatttttgacaattttgatttctttttctttatgTCTTTTGGTttcttaacataaaataaaatatacccatattattatttttaattttgttcttccattattattaataaaaattgattattaatttttttttaatattcattccaaaaactataaaagtttctaataatggataaatcaataaactgatTTACTCTgatattaagtattatttattattgttattaataataataaattttaatttcttaattaaatatttttattatttctcccTTTCCctgtctatttattttataaaataaaattaaatttatttatataaattattcttttattatatacttttttattattattgtttaaaaaataattaataaatattaatatattatttatttaattaatttattcgtttattcgtttattcgtttattcgtttattcgtttattcgtttattcgtttattcgtttattcgcttaaattatttaaatatttatttatttatttattgtaattggtAATCTTATTAACTTTCTCTGATATGTTAAGaaatttccattattattaatattaaaataatagattttaatttcttaaatatttttattattggaatcgaaaaatactaaaacaaattttatatatattatttttattataattcattctTTCATTATCATTTGTAttctaatatataaagtataagtaatatataaaatataaatataaacgtttctataaaaaatattgataaactaattgtcttttcagttatattaagaaatttatattattattgataataaattaatttaaatttccattttaatttcctaattaaatattttcatatctgaatttaatttataaattctaaatattaaatgagtatAACTATAGAAGTTTTTggcaaaaagaaatttataaactgaTTGACTTTCtctgataaattaagaaattgctCAGTAAATTTTGAGCAGTATATATCTACCATTAATGGAATTCAATTACGATTACAATCGGCATGCAATGACCTGTGATGTTCTTTAATGCAACAGCTATTAGTTTGGTCAGTTAAGAGAATCGCTGTAAATGTTAGATCAATCATTTTTACCCACACAGGTATCCGATTGCACTATTGACAATTAACGTTACAAATCACTTTGATCTTGCTAGTTATTTTTATGCAGCGGCGGCCAAaaccatttataattaagattaaatctaaattaaatatttttttaattaaaaacactttcaataaatcaatttgaaagtggataaatatttattcttgcATGATTTATTAGAAGAGATTTGGAAGTTACTGATGGAGATTTGTACCAAACCTagtgttcattaaaattcaacaatgaATGATGTTTGATATGctgaattaaaatgtaattcgatgcaattataaaaataaagatgacTCACATCactaaagtttctaaatatataattatttacacaatCACGTTCGAAAATATTACTAGTATACCGTTAGAATAAAGGCAAACAATTAGTTCCAATCTGTATGCAATTTTGCTCACATTTTCCAAGGTTTCGTAATGGTTCTCCGCATACGTTTTGCAGATAGCAAATTAGCATGACACTTGGGCTCATAAAATGtgatattaatcattttaatgcctataattaattgaaaagcgATCCATTAAATGATAATGTTATGCAACGCTAGGAAGTTtcactatatttataaattaattgtaatccGGGCTTCCTCCATCACTGCTCAATTATAACTATCgagatttttctaatttattgttttattcttttagAAATGTGCCACAT
Coding sequences:
- the LOC109596405 gene encoding 2-oxoglutarate dehydrogenase-like, mitochondrial, with product MFYAKKLVHNVSVRTLSTMEGILTGKNLDELYMKWIKDPFSIPARWDEYFRRFLYFEHQSKSEYVDLFTEYFDEYVDEMYNKWLQDPKSVDHSWSTYFNLVSVDCSAKNPCLSIVNPYRNMASFKHTQQVSASKSINRPDITTKNTTGRNPIVTAVMMSSVPSPKHDEASLSPEEKSQLDAYQVYRTIQKYRDWGHFLCELDPLKLKNNFKYRLYISDRAPKEDFHSKDLLSKKYLLPENTYLGTEKSLTLEEIIKRCKSAYCKNIGVEYNHMDVKEEVQFIRQKIETPGIIEKTITKEEKLDILTRLTHAHGMEAFLSKKWQAEKRFGLEGNDTLIPVLKALIEKSVDNGVEYVILGISHRGRLNCLANVCHCKLSKLLMQFMTKPIKEKGSGDVKYHLGISTIVTHSKSGKKYTVSMVANPSHLEMVNPVVMGKTKAEQMYKNDPEGDKVMAIIMHGDASFAGEGIVQESLNFSRLNYYNPKGVIHIIINNQVGFTTNPNRSRSGVYSSEIAKFIKPPIFHVNNDCPEDCVYVGLLCAEYRKKFKKDAVIDLIGYRLNGHNEADEPKFTQPLMYHVVKKHTPVLFTYSKKLIDEKITTEEAVKKLQEDYDKMCEEEYKQAEAEPAISLAEWNDSPWDKYIAEGTMKSVPTGIPEDVLKHIAEGFCKVPDGFEVHSAIKRILRTRTDLTSKRQMDWAMGEAFAIGSLLKEGIPVRLTGQDTQRGTFSHRHHVLFHQTQEGVVHIALKKMFPGQAEYTVTNSPITENAAVGFELGFSLPNPNALVIWEAQFGDFANMAQPMVDTFITAAEPKWARQTGLVMLLPHGMEGQGPEHSSARVERYLELCDDDEDVIPEGGPLKHLENCNWIVANCSTPANLCHIWRRQIALPFRKALILFTPKSLLRHPLARSSWDDLLPGTEFQRLIPDSGPASKNPENVKKLIFCVGKVYYEIFTTREEKKLSEQIAVSRIEQISPFPYDLFKLECEKYPKANIFFCQEEPKNQGAYHYLIPRMRTAIGHSRNIGYIGRMPSAAPSCGNKIIYKKENEKLKNDILAL